In Spodoptera frugiperda isolate SF20-4 chromosome 12, AGI-APGP_CSIRO_Sfru_2.0, whole genome shotgun sequence, a single window of DNA contains:
- the LOC118262494 gene encoding innexin inx2, whose protein sequence is MFDVFGSVKGLLKLDSVCIDNNVFRLHYKATVIILIAFSLLVTSRQYIGDPIDCIVDEIPLAVMDTYCWIYSTFTIPNRLVGRVGKDVVQAGVASHVDGQDEVKYHKYYQWVCFVLFFQAILFYVPRYLWKTWEGGRIKMLVLDLNCPVVGDDCKDSRKKLLVDYFHTNLHTQNFYAFRFFICEVLNFINVVGQIFFMDFFLDGEFSTYGSDVVSFTEMEPEERVDPMARVFPKVTKCTFHKYGPSGTVQKFDGLCVLPLNIVNEKIYVFLWFWFMILSILSGISLIYRMAVVAGPRVRLYLLRARSRLAPQAQVEAVARELQIGDWFVLYQLGKNIDPLIYKELMGELAEKFEGKDSV, encoded by the coding sequence ATGTTTGACGTATTCGGCTCCGTGAAGGGGCTTCTCAAGCTCGACTCTGTGTGCATCGACAACAATGTGTTCCGGCTTCACTACAAAGCCACCGTGATCATCCTGATCGCGTTCTCGCTGCTCGTCACGTCGCGGCAATACATCGGTGACCCCATCGACTGCATCGTCGACGAGATCCCGCTCGCCGTTATGGACACGTACTGCTGGATCTACTCGACTTTCACAATCCCGAACCGGCTAGTGGGCCGCGTCGGCAAGGATGTGGTGCAGGCCGGTGTGGCCTCGCACGTCGACGGCCAGGACGAGGTGAAATACCACAAGTATTACCAGTGGGTGTGTTTTGTGTTATTCTTCCAAGCCATTCTGTTTTACGTGCCGCGATACCTGTGGAAAACATGGGAAGGAGGCCGCATCAAGATGTTAGTGCTCGACTTGAACTGCCCGGTCGTTGGAGACGACTGCAAAGACAGCCGCAAGAAGTTGCTTGTGGACTACTTCCATACAAACCTGCATACCCAGAACTTCTACGCGTTCCGCTTCTTTATCTGCGAAGTGTTGAACTTCATCAACGTCGTGGGCCAGATCTTCTTCATGGACTTTTTCCTGGACGGCGAGTTCTCCACGTACGGCAGTGACGTGGTCAGTTTCACCGAGATGGAGCCCGAGGAGCGTGTGGACCCGATGGCTAGAGTGTTCCCGAAAGTGACCAAATGCACCTTCCACAAATACGGTCCTTCAGGAACCGTGCAGAAGTTCGACGGTCTGTGCGTGCTGCCATTGAACATCGTCAATGAAAAGATCTACGTGTTCCTGTGGTTCTGGTTTATGATCCTGTCGATCCTGAGTGGAATTTCGCTGATTTACCGCATGGCCGTGGTGGCTGGACCGCGCGTGCGCCTGTACCTGCTGCGTGCGCGCAGCCGCCTGGCCCCGCAGGCGCAGGTGGAGGCTGTAGCGCGCGAGCTACAGATCGGCGACTGGTTCGTGCTCTACCAGCTCGGCAAGAACATCGACCCTCTCATCTACAAGGAGTTGATGGGCGAGCTGGCCGAGAAGTTCGAAGGGAAGGACAGTGTGTAG